A single genomic interval of Rhododendron vialii isolate Sample 1 chromosome 3a, ASM3025357v1 harbors:
- the LOC131320536 gene encoding arginyl-tRNA--protein transferase 2-like isoform X1 codes for MAEKKRRNDASSSSSGGGSNRGESVVGDVGRRRSSCGYCRSGGNTSISHGLWAKSLTVDHYQALLDKGWRRSGCFLYKPEMERTCCPAYTIRLKASDFCPSKEQLRVSKRMQRFLDGTLNVKKREEFIDEPNISEASCSGAPAEIAGSAARESLAGKNEEKNVEFLHYLSDKINNAVHAFVGSENFPHDIQLPKASVKEVAPSKRKLLVEGSEDLLFSSNISFQIAAAVSRAAKEAHKVKLSRDSTKHSGQADELSPNIIAEKLSSSLNQLSEISGLTIRACNGHINFYSANKVVWLDEVVEKVSKSKESYSGSGVKGSCSKKVSKCPRGKSQKLELRLKRSSFDPEEFALYQRYQINVHNDRPDHVTESSYKRFLVDSPLVDVQSLGNGTVPPCGFGSFHQQYLIDGQLVAVGVIDILPKCLSSKYLFWDPDFASLSLGKYSALQEIAWVKENQLKCPSLEYYYLGYYIHSCNKMRYKAAYHPSELLCPLRYQWVPFEIARPLLDKKPYAILSDFAALPNGEYSEPKALEDNMEMQHDDPVQVDMNDIRVDEDEELTEIDFEDSDDESGSVSGGLTAVLVEDGNVGDTLIGLKGSRLRYQDLQHAFGPPERRYLETQLHRYMRAVGTELSKQMVYSLGLFGK; via the exons ATGgcggagaagaagaggaggaacgACGCAAGCAGTAGTAGCAGCGGCGGCGGAAGCAACAGAGGCGAAAGCGTCGTCGGCGATGTTGGCCGCCGCAGAAGCTCTTGCGGGTATTGCAGATCCGGTGGAAACACCAGTATTTCTCACG GTCTATGGGCAAAGAGTTTGACAGTTGATCACTATCAAG CCCTTCTCGACAAAGGTTGGAGAAGATCTGGCTGTTTCCTTTACAAACCTGAGATGGAAAGGACATGCTGCCCTGCTTATACTATCCGTTTAAAGGCAAGTGATTTTTGCCCTTCAAAAGAGCAACTCAGAGTCTCTAAACGGATGCAAAG GTTTCTAGATGGCACGTTGAATgtgaaaaagagggaggagTTCATAGATGAGCCAAACATTTCTGAGGCTTCATGCAGCGGTGCCCCTGCTGAAATTGCAGGTTCTGCAGCGAGGGAATCATTGGCAGGTAAAAATGAAGAGAAGAATGTAGAGTTTCTGCATTATTTGTCAGACAAGATTAATAATGCAGTACATGCGTTTGTTGGAAGTGAAAACTTTCCCCATGATATTCAATTGCCAAAAGCTTCTGTTAAAGAGGTTGCACCATCCAAAAGGAAGTTGCTTGTGGAAGGATCCGAGGATCTGTTGTTCTCCTCCAATATTTCCTTCCAGATTGCAGCTGCTGTAAGTCGGGCAGCGAAGGAAGCACACAAAGTGAAGTTATCAAGAGATAGCACCAAACATAGTGGCCAGGCTGATGAGCTCTCGCCAAACATAATTGCAGAAAAATTGTCAAGTTCACTAAATCAGTTGTCTGAGATATCTGGTCTTACAATCAGAGCTTGCAATGGGCACATTAACTTCTATTCTGCTAATAAAGTTGTTTGGTTGGATGAAGTGGTAGAAAAAGTTTCCAAGTCCAAAGAGTCTTATTCAGGAAGTGGAGTTAAAGGGAGTTGTTCAAAGAAGGTCTCTAAATGTCCTAGGGGAAAAAGTCAGAAGCTTGAGCTCCGTTTGAAAAGGTCAAGTTTTGATCCAGAAGAATTTGCCTTGTATCAGAGATACCAGATTAACGTGCATAATGATAGGCCAGATCATGTCACAGAAAGCTCATATAAGAGATTTTTAGTTGACTCTCCCTTGGTAGATGTTCAATCACTTGGTAATGGTACAGTTCCTCCATGTGGCTTCGGTTCATTCCATCAGCAATATTTGATTGATGGCCAGCTAGTTGCAGTTGGAGTGATTGATATccttccaaaatgtttgtcaaGTAAATATCTATTTTGGGACCCCGACTTTGCGTCTCTATCACTTGGCAAATACTCAGCCTTGCAAGAAATAGCTTGGGTGAAAGAGAACCAACTCAAGTGTCCAAGCCTAGAGTATTATTATCTTGGCTATTACATTCACTCCTGCAACAAGATGAGATATAAAGCAGCTTATCACCCATCTGAGCTTCTCTGCCCTCTTCGTTACCA GTGGGTGCCATTTGAGATTGCAAGGCCATTGCTTGATAAGAAACCCTATGCCATCTTGTCTGATTTTGCCGCACTACCAAATGGAGAGTACTCAGAACCTAAAGCGCTTGAAGATAATATGGAAATGCAACATGATGACCCTGTCCAAGTAGATATGAATGATATTCGTGTTGACGAAGATGAAGAATTgactgaaattgattttgaggaTTCTGATGATGAATCAGGCTCAGTATCTGGTGGATTGACTGCTGTGCTAGTAGAAGACGGAAATGTTGGTGATACTTTGATTGGGTTGAAGGGATCTCGCCTAAGATATCAG GATCTACAACATGCCTTCGGTCCCCCTGAACGGCGTTACTTGGAAACCCAGTTGCACAGATACATGAGAGCTGTGGGCACAGAGCTTTCTAAGCAAATGGTTTATTCGCTTGGGTTATTCGGTAAATAG
- the LOC131320536 gene encoding arginyl-tRNA--protein transferase 2-like isoform X2: MAEKKRRNDASSSSSGGGSNRGESVVGDVGRRRSSCGYCRSGGNTSISHGLWAKSLTVDHYQALLDKGWRRSGCFLYKPEMERTCCPAYTIRLKASDFCPSKEQLRVSKRMQRFLDGTLNVKKREEFIDEPNISEASCSGAPAEIAGSAARESLAGKNEEKNVEFLHYLSDKINNAVHAFVGSENFPHDIQLPKASVKEVAPSKRKLLVEGSEDLLFSSNISFQIAAAVSRAAKEAHKVKLSRDSTKHSGQADELSPNIIAEKLSSSLNQLSEISGLTIRACNGHINFYSANKVVWLDEVVEKVSKSKESYSGSGVKGSCSKKVSKCPRGKSQKLELRLKRSSFDPEEFALYQRYQINVHNDRPDHVTESSYKRFLVDSPLVDVQSLGNGTVPPCGFGSFHQQYLIDGQLVAVGVIDILPKCLSSKYLFWDPDFASLSLGKYSALQEIAWVKENQLKCPSLEYYYLGYYIHSCNKMRYKAAYHPSELLCPLRYQWVPFEIARPLLDKKPYAILSDFAALPNGEYSEPKALEDNMEMQHDDPVQVDMNDIRVDEDEELTEIDFEDSDDESGSVSGGLTAVLVEDGNVGDTLIGLKGSRLRYQVSITNGNILPKSCLVAEFEETKM; encoded by the exons ATGgcggagaagaagaggaggaacgACGCAAGCAGTAGTAGCAGCGGCGGCGGAAGCAACAGAGGCGAAAGCGTCGTCGGCGATGTTGGCCGCCGCAGAAGCTCTTGCGGGTATTGCAGATCCGGTGGAAACACCAGTATTTCTCACG GTCTATGGGCAAAGAGTTTGACAGTTGATCACTATCAAG CCCTTCTCGACAAAGGTTGGAGAAGATCTGGCTGTTTCCTTTACAAACCTGAGATGGAAAGGACATGCTGCCCTGCTTATACTATCCGTTTAAAGGCAAGTGATTTTTGCCCTTCAAAAGAGCAACTCAGAGTCTCTAAACGGATGCAAAG GTTTCTAGATGGCACGTTGAATgtgaaaaagagggaggagTTCATAGATGAGCCAAACATTTCTGAGGCTTCATGCAGCGGTGCCCCTGCTGAAATTGCAGGTTCTGCAGCGAGGGAATCATTGGCAGGTAAAAATGAAGAGAAGAATGTAGAGTTTCTGCATTATTTGTCAGACAAGATTAATAATGCAGTACATGCGTTTGTTGGAAGTGAAAACTTTCCCCATGATATTCAATTGCCAAAAGCTTCTGTTAAAGAGGTTGCACCATCCAAAAGGAAGTTGCTTGTGGAAGGATCCGAGGATCTGTTGTTCTCCTCCAATATTTCCTTCCAGATTGCAGCTGCTGTAAGTCGGGCAGCGAAGGAAGCACACAAAGTGAAGTTATCAAGAGATAGCACCAAACATAGTGGCCAGGCTGATGAGCTCTCGCCAAACATAATTGCAGAAAAATTGTCAAGTTCACTAAATCAGTTGTCTGAGATATCTGGTCTTACAATCAGAGCTTGCAATGGGCACATTAACTTCTATTCTGCTAATAAAGTTGTTTGGTTGGATGAAGTGGTAGAAAAAGTTTCCAAGTCCAAAGAGTCTTATTCAGGAAGTGGAGTTAAAGGGAGTTGTTCAAAGAAGGTCTCTAAATGTCCTAGGGGAAAAAGTCAGAAGCTTGAGCTCCGTTTGAAAAGGTCAAGTTTTGATCCAGAAGAATTTGCCTTGTATCAGAGATACCAGATTAACGTGCATAATGATAGGCCAGATCATGTCACAGAAAGCTCATATAAGAGATTTTTAGTTGACTCTCCCTTGGTAGATGTTCAATCACTTGGTAATGGTACAGTTCCTCCATGTGGCTTCGGTTCATTCCATCAGCAATATTTGATTGATGGCCAGCTAGTTGCAGTTGGAGTGATTGATATccttccaaaatgtttgtcaaGTAAATATCTATTTTGGGACCCCGACTTTGCGTCTCTATCACTTGGCAAATACTCAGCCTTGCAAGAAATAGCTTGGGTGAAAGAGAACCAACTCAAGTGTCCAAGCCTAGAGTATTATTATCTTGGCTATTACATTCACTCCTGCAACAAGATGAGATATAAAGCAGCTTATCACCCATCTGAGCTTCTCTGCCCTCTTCGTTACCA GTGGGTGCCATTTGAGATTGCAAGGCCATTGCTTGATAAGAAACCCTATGCCATCTTGTCTGATTTTGCCGCACTACCAAATGGAGAGTACTCAGAACCTAAAGCGCTTGAAGATAATATGGAAATGCAACATGATGACCCTGTCCAAGTAGATATGAATGATATTCGTGTTGACGAAGATGAAGAATTgactgaaattgattttgaggaTTCTGATGATGAATCAGGCTCAGTATCTGGTGGATTGACTGCTGTGCTAGTAGAAGACGGAAATGTTGGTGATACTTTGATTGGGTTGAAGGGATCTCGCCTAAGATATCAG GTTTCTATTACCAATGGCAACATTCTGCCCAAATCATGTTTGGTTGCCGAATTCGAGGAGACCAAAATGTAG